A region from the Halosolutus gelatinilyticus genome encodes:
- a CDS encoding YgaP family membrane protein, whose product MKRNVGRRDRIVRGVLGIWLLVVGYAAYLDDEHERAVIAGIAGFGLLTNVVLGFCGGNLVFGIDTTDGSCSAE is encoded by the coding sequence ATGAAGCGAAACGTCGGCAGACGCGATCGCATCGTTCGCGGCGTCCTCGGCATCTGGCTGCTCGTCGTCGGCTACGCGGCGTATCTGGACGACGAGCACGAGCGCGCCGTGATCGCGGGGATCGCCGGATTCGGACTGCTCACCAACGTGGTGCTCGGATTCTGCGGCGGTAACCTGGTGTTCGGAATCGACACGACGGACGGGTCCTGCTCCGCGGAGTAG